The Mus caroli chromosome 1, CAROLI_EIJ_v1.1, whole genome shotgun sequence genome has a window encoding:
- the Maip1 gene encoding m-AAA protease-interacting protein 1, mitochondrial, with protein MALAARLLPLPLLSRPLPGPVTRLRTLGSTEVRLTLTEICCLCRRRLGSSAAPIPRYTRAWTSPALRSWSSRRSLLGRAEHPPALASLPASPSRSYSTEEQPQQRQRTRMIIVGFPNPINWVRTRIYAFLIWAYFDKEFSIAEFSEGAKQAFAYVSKLLSQCKFDLLEELVAKEVLQILKEKVTSLSDNHKNALAADIDDIVYTSTGDISIYYDEKGRKFVNILMCFWYLTSANIPSESLSGANVFQVKLGDQSVETKQLLSASYEFQREFTQGVKPDWTIARVEHSKLLE; from the exons ATGGCGCTGGCCGCCCGTCTCCTACCTCTGCCCCTGCTTTCCCGGCCGCTGCCCGGCCCGGTCACCCGACTCCGGACTCTCGGTAGCACCGAGGTGAGGCTGACGCTGACTGAAATTTGCTGCCTGTGCCGCCGTCGCCTGGGCTCAAGCGCGGCTCCGATCCCTCGCTACACTCGGGCCTGGACAAGCCCTGCGTTGCGTTCCTGGAGCTCCCGAAGGTCCCTTCTCGGCCGGGCAGAACATCCTCCAGCCCTCGCTTCTTTACCCGCTAGTCCCAGCCGCAGCTACAGCACCGAGGAGCAGCCCCAGCAACGCCAGAGAACCAGAATGATCATTGTGGGATTTCCCAATCCCATCAACTGGGTCCGGACTCGAATTTACGCCTTCCTTATTTGGGCCTATTTCGACAAAGAGTTCAGTATCGCTGAGTTCTCTGAAGGGGCGAAGCAG GCTTTTGCTTATGTATCCAAGTTGCTGTCACAGTGTAAATTTGATCTATTGGAAGAACTTGTAGCCAAAGAG GTGCTGCAGATATTAAAAGAAAAGGTTACTTCATTGTCTGATAACCATAAGAATGCACTTGCTGCAGACATAGATGACATTGTCTACACATCAACAGGCGATATCTCCATTTACTATGATGAGAAAG GAAGGAAGTTTGTTAATATCCTGATGTGCTTTTGGTATCTGACTAGTGCCAACATCCCCAGTGAGTCTTTAAGTGGAGCCAATGTGTTCCAGGTGAAGCTGGGGGATCAGAGTGTGGAAACTAAACAGTTGCTCAGTGCAAGCTATGA ATTTCAGAGGGAATTCACACAAGGAGTAAAGCCTGATTGGACGATTGCACGGGTTGAACACTCAAAGTTACTAGAATAa